A genomic window from Maylandia zebra isolate NMK-2024a linkage group LG20, Mzebra_GT3a, whole genome shotgun sequence includes:
- the kctd6b gene encoding BTB/POZ domain-containing protein KCTD6 isoform X1, translating into MDNGDWGHRMTTPVTLNVGGHLYTTSLSTLQRYPDSMLGAMFRGDFPTTRDSQGNYFIDRDGTLFRYILNFLRTSELTLPLDFTETDLLRKEADFYQIEPLIQCLNDPKPLYPPDIFEQVVELSSTRKLSKYSNPVAVIITQLTITTKVHALLEGISNNFTKWNKHMMDTRDCQVSFTFGPCDYHQEVSLRVHLMDYIMKQGFTIRNTRVHHMSERANENTVEHHWTFCRPAHKVED; encoded by the exons ATGGATAATGGAGACTGGGGCCATAGG atGACTACTCCTGTTACCTTGAACGTGGGAGGCCACCTATACACCACCAGTTTATCCACGCTGCAGCGCTATCCGGACTCCATGCTGGGAGCCATGTTCCGAGGAGATTTCCCTACAACCCGCGATTCCCAAGGGAATTACTTCATCGACCGGGATGGAACACTTTTCCGGTACATCCTGAACTTCCTGCGGACATCTGAGCTTACCCTTCCTTTGGACTTCACAGAGACGGACCTCCTGAGGAAAGAGGCGGACTTCTACCAGATCGAACCTTTGATCCAGTGCCTCAACGATCCAAAGCCGCTGTACCCTCCTGACATCTTTGAGCAGGTCGTGGAGCTTTCCAGCACTCGGAAACTGTCAAAGTACTCAAACCCTGTTGCTGTTATCATCACGCAGCTAACCATAACTACTAAGGTTCATGCCCTGCTAGAAGGTATTTCTAACAACTTCACCAAGTGGAACAAACACATGATGGACACCAGAGACTGCCAAGTGTCATTCACCTTTGGACCATGTGACTATCACCAAGAGGTGTCCCTAAGGGTTCACCTGATGGACTACATAATGAAACAGGGCTTCACCATTCGGAACACACGCGTGCATCACATGAGTGAGCGTGCCAATGAGAACACGGTGGAGCATCACTGGACTTTCTGCAGACCCGCTCATAAAGTTGAAGACTGA
- the kctd6b gene encoding BTB/POZ domain-containing protein KCTD6 isoform X2: MTTPVTLNVGGHLYTTSLSTLQRYPDSMLGAMFRGDFPTTRDSQGNYFIDRDGTLFRYILNFLRTSELTLPLDFTETDLLRKEADFYQIEPLIQCLNDPKPLYPPDIFEQVVELSSTRKLSKYSNPVAVIITQLTITTKVHALLEGISNNFTKWNKHMMDTRDCQVSFTFGPCDYHQEVSLRVHLMDYIMKQGFTIRNTRVHHMSERANENTVEHHWTFCRPAHKVED, encoded by the coding sequence atGACTACTCCTGTTACCTTGAACGTGGGAGGCCACCTATACACCACCAGTTTATCCACGCTGCAGCGCTATCCGGACTCCATGCTGGGAGCCATGTTCCGAGGAGATTTCCCTACAACCCGCGATTCCCAAGGGAATTACTTCATCGACCGGGATGGAACACTTTTCCGGTACATCCTGAACTTCCTGCGGACATCTGAGCTTACCCTTCCTTTGGACTTCACAGAGACGGACCTCCTGAGGAAAGAGGCGGACTTCTACCAGATCGAACCTTTGATCCAGTGCCTCAACGATCCAAAGCCGCTGTACCCTCCTGACATCTTTGAGCAGGTCGTGGAGCTTTCCAGCACTCGGAAACTGTCAAAGTACTCAAACCCTGTTGCTGTTATCATCACGCAGCTAACCATAACTACTAAGGTTCATGCCCTGCTAGAAGGTATTTCTAACAACTTCACCAAGTGGAACAAACACATGATGGACACCAGAGACTGCCAAGTGTCATTCACCTTTGGACCATGTGACTATCACCAAGAGGTGTCCCTAAGGGTTCACCTGATGGACTACATAATGAAACAGGGCTTCACCATTCGGAACACACGCGTGCATCACATGAGTGAGCGTGCCAATGAGAACACGGTGGAGCATCACTGGACTTTCTGCAGACCCGCTCATAAAGTTGAAGACTGA
- the uqcc5 gene encoding ubiquinol-cytochrome c reductase complex assembly factor 5 codes for MFHRSKTIKDLLNIVPGKRRLGAYRFLPIFFCIGGIMEWIMINVRIGQETFYDVYRRKQSEREYQQKIADGLIVLNQSPAK; via the exons ATGTTTCACAGGAGTAAAACCATTAAAGACTTACTGAACATTGTCCCGGGGAAACGTCGCCTCGGTGCGTACAGGTTCCTTCCAATCTTTTTCTGTATCGGGGGAATCATGGAGTGGATCATGATCAACGTGAGGATAGGACAAGAGACTTTCT ATGATGTCTACAGAAGAAAACAGTCAGAACGAGAGTACCAGCAAAAGATAGCAGATGGATTGATAGTTCTCAATCAGTCTCCAGCCAAGTGA
- the ognb gene encoding osteoglycin, paralog b isoform X2: MTQTQKATVRASDYGVLQDTDTDGGVLPKAEVLPTCLLCVCLSGSVYCEDVSPDMSAVPTLPKETAYLYARFNKITKIHREDFADTATLRRIDLSGNLISEIEDGSFSKLPNLEELKLAENRLTKLPMLPSKLVTFNANFNRLKNQGVKANAFKKLTRLAYLYLGDNELTAVPHLPESLYVVHLHNNNISTITDETFCKGNTSHYIRTNMYEVRLDGNPLKLSEHPNSFICLQSLPIGWYK; encoded by the exons ATGACCCAGACCCAG AAAGCTACGGTACGTGCGTCGGACTATGGCGTCCTGCAAGACACAGATACTGATGGTGGAGTACTTCCAAAAGCAGAAG TTTTGCCAACATGTCTACTGTGCGTTTGTCTGAGTGGATCAGTTTACTGCGAGGACGTGTCCCCTGACATGTCAGCCGTGCCAACCCTGCCAAAAGAAACGGCGTATCTCTATGCTCGCTTcaacaaaatcacaaaaatacACAGGGAAGACTTTGCAGACACAG ctactttaaGAAGAATTGACTTGTCTGGGAATCTCATCTCTGAGATAGAAGACGGATCTTTCTCAAAACTTCCCAATCTTGAGGAGCTCAAACTCGCAGAAAACAGACTGACCAAACTTCCCATGCTGCCATCCAAGCTAGTAACTTTTAATGCCAATTTCAACAGGCTTAAAAACCAGGGTGTAAAGGCAAATGCTTTTAAA AAACTCACGAGACTGGCATACCTTTATCTCGGAGACAATGAACTGACAGCCGTCCCCCATCTTCCAGAGTCTCTTTACGTTGTTCATCTGCAT AACAACAACATCTCAACAATAACAGATGAGACGTTCTGCAAAGGAAACACAAGCCACTACATTCGGACCAACATGTACGAGGTGAGACTGGATGGGAACCCCCTGAAGCTGTCGGAGCACCCTAACAGCTTCATCTGTCTGCAGTCTCTCCCTATTGGCTGGTACAAGTGA
- the ognb gene encoding osteoglycin, paralog b isoform X1: MIPLRILIFTYVMLPWIVSSAAKGEYMEARTPAKATVRASDYGVLQDTDTDGGVLPKAEVLPTCLLCVCLSGSVYCEDVSPDMSAVPTLPKETAYLYARFNKITKIHREDFADTATLRRIDLSGNLISEIEDGSFSKLPNLEELKLAENRLTKLPMLPSKLVTFNANFNRLKNQGVKANAFKKLTRLAYLYLGDNELTAVPHLPESLYVVHLHNNNISTITDETFCKGNTSHYIRTNMYEVRLDGNPLKLSEHPNSFICLQSLPIGWYK, encoded by the exons ATGATACCATTAAggattttaattttcacatatgTAATGCTCCCATGGATAGTGTCTTCTGCAGCAAAGGGTGAATACATGGAAGCAAGAACACCTGCA AAAGCTACGGTACGTGCGTCGGACTATGGCGTCCTGCAAGACACAGATACTGATGGTGGAGTACTTCCAAAAGCAGAAG TTTTGCCAACATGTCTACTGTGCGTTTGTCTGAGTGGATCAGTTTACTGCGAGGACGTGTCCCCTGACATGTCAGCCGTGCCAACCCTGCCAAAAGAAACGGCGTATCTCTATGCTCGCTTcaacaaaatcacaaaaatacACAGGGAAGACTTTGCAGACACAG ctactttaaGAAGAATTGACTTGTCTGGGAATCTCATCTCTGAGATAGAAGACGGATCTTTCTCAAAACTTCCCAATCTTGAGGAGCTCAAACTCGCAGAAAACAGACTGACCAAACTTCCCATGCTGCCATCCAAGCTAGTAACTTTTAATGCCAATTTCAACAGGCTTAAAAACCAGGGTGTAAAGGCAAATGCTTTTAAA AAACTCACGAGACTGGCATACCTTTATCTCGGAGACAATGAACTGACAGCCGTCCCCCATCTTCCAGAGTCTCTTTACGTTGTTCATCTGCAT AACAACAACATCTCAACAATAACAGATGAGACGTTCTGCAAAGGAAACACAAGCCACTACATTCGGACCAACATGTACGAGGTGAGACTGGATGGGAACCCCCTGAAGCTGTCGGAGCACCCTAACAGCTTCATCTGTCTGCAGTCTCTCCCTATTGGCTGGTACAAGTGA
- the LOC101468055 gene encoding 14-3-3 protein beta/alpha yields MDKSDLVQKAKLAEQAERYDDMASAMKAVTEQDSELSNEERNLLSVAYKNVVGARRSSWRVISSIEQKTEGNDKKQEMAREYREKIEAELQEICNDVLELLDKFLIAKASNPESKVFYLKMKGDYYRYLSEVASGDNKKTTVDNSQKAYQEAFDISKSEMQPTHPIRLGLALNFSVFYYEILNNPDKACTLAKTAFDEAIAELDTLNEDSYKDSTLIMQLLRDNLTLWTSENTADEGETEGGEN; encoded by the exons ATGGATAAGAGCGACCTGGTACAGAAGGCCAAGCTTGCTGAGCAGGCTGAGCGCTATGATGACATGGCTTCAGCCATGAAGGCAGTGACAGAGCAAGACTCTGAGCTGTCAAATGAGGAGCGCAACCTTCTCTCTGTTGCCTACAAGAATGTTGTAGGAGCGCGCCGCTCATCCTGGCGCGTTATCTCCAGCATTGAGCAGAAGACTGAGGGCAATGACAAAAAACAGGAGATGGCACGTGAATACCGGGAGAAGATAGAAGCTGAGCTGCAAGAAATCTGCAACGATGTGCTT GAGCTACTGGACAAATTTCTCATTGCCAAAGCATCTAATCCTGAAAGCAAGGTGTTCTATCTGAAAATGAAAGGCGACTATTATAGATACCTGTCTGAGGTTGCGTCTGGGGATAATAAGAAGA CTACAGTGGATAATTCCCAGAAGGCGTACCAGGAAGCTTTTGACATTAGCAAGAGTGAGATGCAGCCAACACACCCCATTAGGCTTGGCCTGGCCCTCAACTTCTCAGTCTTCTATTATGAAATCCTAAACAACCCGGACAAGGCCTGTACCCTGGCTAAAACA GCATTTGATGAAGCCATTGCTGAACTTGACACTTTGAACGAGGATTCCTACAAAGACAGTACCCTGATAATGCAACTACTAAGGGACAACCTGACT CTGTGGACATCAGAAAACACGGCAGATGAGGGAGAGACCGAAGGAGGGGAAAACTAA